Below is a genomic region from Cydia strobilella chromosome 1, ilCydStro3.1, whole genome shotgun sequence.
ATATTCTATAGTTATAGATTTCTTTATCCCTATCGAGTCTTGCCGCTGTTCTAGCGTAGGGTTTCATCATATAAGTAGAAAGAGCGAAAGCTTCGTCCCCAACCAAAAAATGTGGCAATAATGTGTCAGTTCCCGGCAAACATTTCGGTGGGGGTATACCGAACGTACtggtcattatttttttcccCATTGATGATTTTTGGAATATGCCATTATCCGATTCCTTTCCGTATGCCCCAACATCAACTGCTACAAACTTGCAATTTGCGTCAACAATAGCCAGCAGCACAATCGAGtagtaatttttataattaaaaaataacgatCCAGAGTTTTTAGGGGCTCTAATTCGACAGTGCTTTCCGTCTATTCCTCCAGCGCAATTAGGTACGTTCCACCTGTGCCAAAACTCTTGTTCAATCCTTTTGAAATCGTTGGGTGAAGGAGGCTTCATTAAAAGTGGAACTAGTTTTTGTCTCATGACGTTCAGCACATGTTTTACTATACGCGCTATGTAGGATTCTGATATCCGATATGCCAGTGACAATGACCTGAATGTTTCTCCTGAAGCCAAAAATCTGTAACAAATAAttagttaggtaggtatacatttgaaaaactttttacaCATAATACCTATGTTTTTGTGACAAAAACAAGTGCTTGAgaaaatgaaatattgatagcTCTATTATCGATAAGTCAGtcatagataaataattaaaatatgtaacttCTACTTGCCAAAATAACTTGTAAATTATGCATCGATAGGTAcattatttctttattgcatAGGTATATTtggtacttaaaaataaataaatataaatattataaggacattcttacacaaattgactaagtcccatagtaaactcaataaggcttgtagtGAAAGCCGATCCCAtataaaaaccgcaaatcgatgtacaggttagcggtttggcacacgcatactagaggtcaaaacaaaatttttgacctgcagttcctaaaaaaaattccctaaGGAGGGTAGTgctgaaacatttatttttttattaaaaaaatatatttttttaacctatcgtgtgtggtatcatacgaaagggctttttgaggcgattctaaaaatatacctcatcattacatttcagccattttttttattaaaacaaaaataattttcaatacaTAACAAGTTTGgactcctccagatacgatggggtagattttttttgtacaaatgatacgtgatatcctcatatctaaccccaagaaagcaattttgaaaataatatcattaacatttttttttttcaattttacaaagtgacacagttctacttcaatacctgttttacgagacttatggagctgtactgcagatacggtacatattaatcattaaatgatacgtaatatccatatattaaacgggaaatacctctttaaccctttaactgcgccttttcatcagttggtatagtttgtttagtttttgacacaactGATGAAAAGCCgtagttaaagggttaaagaggtatttcccgttggatatatggatattacgtatcattttatgattaatatgtaccgcatctgcagtacagttccataagtctcgttaaATAgctattgaagtagaactgtgtcactttataaaattgaaaaattaaaaaaaatattgttaattatattgttttcaaAATTCCTTTTTTAGGGGTTGGATATGGgaatatcacgtatcatttgtgatatattgtacaaaaaaaaatcagccatatcgtatctggagaaacccaaacttggtatgttttttaaattctttttgttttaattttaaacaaatggctgaaatgtaatgatgtgatatatttttagaatcgcctcaagaagccctttcgtatgataccacacacgataggtttaaaaaaaatgtttttccatacaaaaaaaataatgtttcagcattcccctcctaagggattttttttagaaactgcgggtcaaaaattttgtattgacctctagtatacgtgtgccaaacggctaacctgtacatcgatttgcggtttttctttgaaattggggtcgagcggcttccactaTTGAGATGTGGGTAAtcagacaacaatatatatatataatacaagaacttatattgaccgggatatgaaccgtgattaccttttgtattgtcatatcccagtcaatataagtctagtgaaaataatcgtgaatcattcaaagctgttataatatacaaatacttaaatacatagaaaacatccatgactcacaaataaatgcccttaccgggattcgaacccaggaccatatCCACTAGACCAGACAGGACGTcaaaaattaatcttaaaaaagtaatacaaacttaaaaaaaaggataaaataaaatattatccctttTTATATGCACTAGCAACTgaaacgtttgaagtcggtgccaagccgaATAATTACTATTCTAACgagtattatattaaattacattaaattattaacagGTGTAATTACTCAAAGCTATCATGATTGTGACAACAATGATGAGTGACGCGATTATGTGGAGACTGTTCCTTTTTATACTTTACTACTCTACTCCGctaaattatttcttatttgCAGCTgaagattgtaaaaaaaaatggaaatgcATACGGGATAGCTaccaacgatttaaaaaaaaacgtaaaggCACTACAGGGTCTGCTGCTTCAAGACCCAATAAGGATAGGAGACACATTTTACTATCATTCTTGGACAGCATTCCCCAACATCGAGTTGGAGGTTCAAGTGTTACACCGACACAAAATAAATCGGAAGAAGAATACGATACAAGAGTGGAAGAGGATATTCAACACGGTACATTGACTGAAGTAAGCCAGGATTATATTTTACCCGATGTAGTGATAGAAGAAATTAATGGTTCGCAAGAAACCATGCTCATGCACAATGCTGAACAATGCAGTGAGTCGAATATAAGAATTATAAAACAGAATTATAATGCGTCGAATGCAACAGAGCCCACTACATTGCCAACAAAAAGCAATGTCAACAAAACATCCAAACCAAGTAAAAGACGATCCAATAATGATGACCTAATGAGTATTTTACAAGAAAGGGAAAAGGAACGCAGTGCCTTAATTAAGTCCATTACAATGAAGAAGACTGACGACGTTGATATGTTTTGCAGTCATCTTGGGGAAGTGTTGAGGAGTCTACCTACAATAACGAAGGCAAAGGCAAAGCTGGACATAAGTAATATCCTGGCGAAATACGAAATTATGGCTGCGACTAGTTCACTGGAAACACCGAGATTCTCATCCATCTCCAATTACTCAACCGGTTTTCATTCAACAATACCTACAGACATTTGTAGCTCATCATTTTCTGATAACCCAGACAGATTTTCGAGCTCCAGCAATGTACCGCAAACGTTATCACCAGTATTGCATAGTGGTAAATTCAGAAACTCATAGACGGAAAATTGTAGTTATGTAAGACCTACATCTACACTTCTGGCAAACTAATTTGTCAGGCGAAATATGAGAATGTAACGAATATTTTGATAATCTAATATAAAGAGTAGGAGAAATCCTAAGAATATAATATTATGGTTATAATTTTAGCGATAAAGGATATCTGCCCCACCAGCTTCACCACGTGTAAGAGCCCTAAGAGCCATAGTAGGTACTAACATTCATTCAATTGCtaggtattataattttattttcacggaACAACTCTTCAGATTCTGTTACAATGGTTGTTACTTTCAGATTTATATCCCATAATATGTTCATCAATCTGCAGATTGACGATGATAAAACTTTTTAAAGAATGAATTTACTTGTCATAGGCTTAATTTTCAAATATAATATCTTTATACTAAAACTAAGAGGAATATCAGTATTATGTTTGTTGTTGTTACCtatgtattatgtaaagtaatattttatttttaggtatttaaatataaactaaattaagtCGAATTCTGttggttattttgtaaaataagaggtttaatattttattttaaagtgagTAAGGATGTACCTAATtgtttcaattttcaattaaattgttattttcagTTATTCTGTTTTTCAGTATTTACCTAAAGCGACATTTACCATATTTTATAAGGTTCATTGAAGCATATGAGGctcacttttatttaaaatgaaatattttagtaataatcagtttattatgtaaaactcacttttgaaaaatacaagttttattaaagtATTCGAGTCTTATCTAACCAAAAGTTGCatataaccttttttatttaaaatttatgaaGGATTATTTCGTACCTAGACACTTTATTCCTAACTCtaatacttttctcaaaaattaataaaaccgTCATCAGATATGTCATGCTAAAAGGGGGGGTTGCGTCTGTGGGAAAGGAGGGGacgctagtgtgcgtaaagcaccatacTACATTTAGGTCatgctggctataatttgtttgtgtTCCCTTATAACTTGACCGAATCAGGTAGATGAAATgtttttaagaggaaagggaatgatcacttctccatacaaatgtagacCTCATTTTTCTTccttggatattgacattacctGCTCTTTCAAAGTAGATGAGAATTgtgtatattttattgtgtttcaAATACATTTCAACCATGATtgtatattgacattatagaaaatatgttcgcacaatttgatgtattttagacACAGTaatgctaataataataacacatatGTGTTTGGTAACtgagaaagataaatctgtaataaagtagtgctaacaccgaacgaatATCTATCAGGGCCTGCCCATCATCggcaatatatttttaatacagttgctcaaaaagtgctactttacgtagctgtttagcgtacggaaagttggtattcgcgaactagtgctttttacactgatttaaactttcacgatttttactcattattatttacaacgacgggacttaatcgcgtaaaataagtattaaacccaccacggggacaacgccgtcctcgaaacgtcggaggtgggtttaatacttattttacgcgattaagtcccgtcgttgtaaataatagtgctttttactttccatttttttttaatttatacttgttccaattcatgactacttattgatgagggttaatattagtttcctttaaacgtcgtaatcaaaataataagtaatataagaatacgaaaaatatacatatttcatattttattacttacctcttcatcattataacacgttaatttttaatattgaatattgaaaaaccgttcttaataagttgtttgaatggaacggaatagctatggaaggtagaggtaggaatagctgccgaaacgcctgtcaaagaagaggcggtTTTTTCTTgctgcaagctaagtttccaaaggcaaaattcgatattttttttattccttacttttgttttccttattttttcgcaactgtattaaaaaaaacgtcgttcgatacacgtgcggaaatgtcattcttcactcgtcccgagctcggctcgtggcaagatatctcggtattCGTAAGGTAGTGacacactttccgcactagaatcgaaatgtactatttccgtGACACATCGCCATTTCCGGAACCCGTAGGTTCGTGAACCACTTCGCAGAAATCAATGAAATGCCACGTCAGCGCCATACACTGAAATGAATAATGGTAACAGGGTGACTATGAGGGCGTCAGACAACCACCTTCAGTGCTGTCAGCGTCCCGTCCAGTTTCGCACTGCGCATGAAGTAAACGGGCTGTGAAGATGCGGCCTGGCCTATAGTTTTGAGGGGACGATCGTCGCAGACTTAAAAACTCCGCTGGCAGTGTCCACGTATCGTTGACGCTGCGCGATGCCGTATTAGGCTTTCTTACGGCCGATTAGGTAAGTACGTGATACTTTCGTGACCGCGCACTCCGTATGCGTCACAAATTCAACGATTCCCGCTGGCATATCGGGTAGTGGTAGTGGTCATGCATTTATTCAAGAGGATAGGGAAGGTTTCAAAATGTAAACTTACCTTaacgttaaaaataatttttcctcGGCATTGATTGCTCTCTGGTATTTTGGTTGAATTTCGTCAATTATTTGGCCTAACACAAAGTTAAATTGCTGTTTATTTAGACGGCAATATTGGCGAAATAAATAATCGTCGCTTGACAGCtggttttttattaatattgtgtaCGCTCCCTCGGTGGGACGGCACCTGTAGAATGGACGTACTGGGTTTCTTTTGCGTCTCGCACGAAGCATCACTAGATCATCAGACGCTTCTTCATTTAGAAGATATaacaaaaaattattattatatatatccgACATGATGATGACAAGCAACTGACGAACGTTGGTTATGTCAACTGCACGCTGCAACAGCAGCAGTCACCGCGGCTTtcgccgcagcagtaatgtcgcaccAGTAACGTCGCGACGCTAGCGCAGCTGCGGTcggaaatggacagtcaccttaaatctctatgttttaatttaactatggcaattttgtattcaaaactttgacagttagAGCTTTCAAAAACTTACCATTCATCTCGATTCCTAACGACTATTCACTTTGCcaccttttatattttttgtaatttggaAGTAAACCAGCGTTAATACTATATAGTCCACTCTTATTTCACCACCTAAACAACACCTGAGACCAGCGAAGATTTTACAAGcttaaaacatgaaaattgcttctaaaaatgtacaattttattttgaggGAACTCATCCATTACTttttagggtacggaaccctcaaaaggaaaaacacgGTACCCTTAGGATCACTCgcctgtcggtctgtccgtctgtcacagcctatctgctccgaaactactggaccaattaagttgaaatttggtacacatatatgcaagtctgtgacccaaagacggacatgtaacgtagacgaataaattttaaacataagggGCACTTTCACACTcaggggggtaaatgagaaaattaaaaaagtttagcAAACAAAATCGTGTTATATGTCAAATGAAAGTGCTCATTGTGAGAatgaccattttttttataattttatattaaacagtttagaagttatttaagataatAGGCAACAAATGACCACCAATACGTGGTTTCTAGCGCATAATCAGCGCTATCTCTAAGTAATGGCTTCTTTCTTAAACATCGATATAAAATCTATGCATACACCTA
It encodes:
- the LOC134740474 gene encoding uncharacterized protein LOC134740474, producing the protein MSDIYNNNFLLYLLNEEASDDLVMLRARRKRNPVRPFYRCRPTEGAYTILIKNQLSSDDYLFRQYCRLNKQQFNFVLGQIIDEIQPKYQRAINAEEKLFLTLRFLASGETFRSLSLAYRISESYIARIVKHVLNVMRQKLVPLLMKPPSPNDFKRIEQEFWHRWNVPNCAGGIDGKHCRIRAPKNSGSLFFNYKNYYSIVLLAIVDANCKFVAVDVGAYGKESDNGIFQKSSMGKKIMTSTFGIPPPKSQLAQFPGKILLTKYNGQNYYYLTDLSTPESRSGSTTPACLRRS